One segment of Drosophila mauritiana strain mau12 chromosome 3R, ASM438214v1, whole genome shotgun sequence DNA contains the following:
- the LOC117144618 gene encoding uncharacterized protein LOC117144618 — protein sequence MPENPSAKSAPRPLTSIKGTRPSTSSSNPTSSRNRPTGTGVARPPLPNAHDRIWKIMKM from the exons ATGCCCGAAAATCCATCAGCAAAGTCGGCTCCTAGGCCCCTGACCAGCATAAAGGGGACCAGGCCTTCCACATCCTCATCCAATCCCACCTCCAGCAGGAACAGACCCACAGGAACTGGAGTGGCTCGACCACCTTTGCCGAATGCACACGATAGG ATTTGGAAGATCATGAAGATGTAA